In one window of Branchiostoma floridae strain S238N-H82 chromosome 14, Bfl_VNyyK, whole genome shotgun sequence DNA:
- the LOC118430804 gene encoding zinc finger protein 678-like has protein sequence MATTGVSSEEVESTSKGEFGGRSVTAKHYKKYRCEECSKQFRTLSHLKTHIRTHTGEKPYRCEECRRQFTEMGSLTKHMRTHTRDKPYKCEECSRQFSELGNLKRHMRTHTGEKPYRCEECSRQFSQLGNLDSHMRTHTGEKPYKCEECSKQFSRLDELKLHMQTHTGEKPHRCEECSRQFRWLGYLKTHMRTHTGEKPYRCEACSKQFSVLSALKTHIQTHTGEKPYKCEECGKLFCRLEVLKKHMRTHTSEKPYKCEECSKQFSDLGNLKRHMQTHTGDKPYRCEECSKDV, from the exons atggcaacgacTGGAGTCAGCTCTGAAGAGGTGGAAAGCACTTCGAAAGGGGAGTTTGGTGGAAGGAGTGTGACtgcaaaacactacaaaaagtacaggtgtgaggagtgcagcaagcagttcagaacgctgagtcatctgaagactcacattcgcactcacacaggtgagaaaccgtacaggtgtgaggagtgtaggaGGCAGTTCACTGAGATGGGAAGTCTTacgaaacacatgcggactcacacacgggataaaccctacaagtgtgaggagtgcagcaggcagttcagtgagctgggtaatctgaagagacacatgcggactcacacaggggagaaaccctacagatgtgaggagtgcagcaggcagttcagtcagctgggtaaccTGGacagtcacatgcggactcacacaggtgagaaaccctacaagtgtgaggagtgcagcaagcagttcagcaGGCTAGATGAACTGAAGttacacatgcagactcacacaggggagaaacctcacagatgtgaggagtgcagcaggcagttccgTTGGTTGGGTTatctaaagactcacatgcggactcacacaggggagaaaccctacagatgtgaggcgtgcagcaagcagttcagtgtgcTGAGTGCTCTGAAGACACATATACAGAcgcacacaggggagaaaccctacaagtgtgaggaatgtggCAAGTTGTTCTGCCGGTTAGAGGTGCTGAAGAAGCACATGCGAACTCATAcaagtgagaaaccctacaagtgtgaggagtgcagcaagcagtttagtgacctgggtaatctgaagagacacatgcagactcacacaggggacaaaccttacaggtgtgaggagtgcagcaa GGACGtgtag